The window GGAGCGCTTCCACGGACAACGTGGGCGTGACCAACTACGAGGTGTTCCAGGACGGTGTGAGCATTGCCAATACTGGCACTGCCACGACCTTCGGTGTAACTGGCCTATCGGCGAGCACGAGCTATGACTTCACGGTATTCGCCGAGGATGCCGCGGGCAATGTATCGGCAGTGGGCAATACGGAGACGGTCCTGACAGCTGCGGCCGCTGACACGGAGGCACCGAGCGCGGTGACGGACGTATCGTCCTCCAACACGACATCAACGGGCACGGACCTTGCATGGAGCGCTTCCACGGACAACGTGGGCGTGACCAACTACGAGGTGTTCCAGGACGGTGTGAGCATTGCCAATACTGGCACTGCCACGACCTTCGGTGTAACTGGCCTATCGGCGAGCACGAGCTATGACTTCACGGTATTCGCCGAGGATGCCGCGGGCAATGTATCGGCAGTGGGCAATACGGAGACGGTCCTGACAGCTGCGGCCGCTGACACGGAGGCACCGAGCGCGGTGACGGACGTATCGTCCTCCAACACGACATCAACGGGCACGGACCTTGCATGGAGCGCTTCCACGGACAACGTGGGCGTGACCAACTACGAGGTGTTCCAGGACGGTGTGAGCATTGCCAATACTGGCACTGCCACGACCTTCGGTGTAACTGGCCTATCGGCGAGTACGAGCTATGACTTCACGGTATTCGCCGAGGATGCCGCGGGCAATGTATCGGCAGTGGGCAATACGGAGACGGTCCTGACAGCTGCGGCCGCTGACACGGATGCACCGAGCGCGGTGACGGACGTATCGTCCTCCAACACGACATCAACGGGCACGGACCTTGCATGGAGCGCTTCCACGGACAACGTGGGCGTGACCAACTACGAGGTGTTCCAGGACGGTGTGAGCATTGCCAATACTGGCACTGCCACGACCTTCGGTGTAACTGGCCTATCGGCGAGCACGAGCTATGACTTCACGGTATTCGCCGAGGATGCCGCGGGCAATGTATCGGCAGTGGGCAACACGGAGACAGTTCTAACTTCTGCAGGGACAGGAATAACGGATTACACTTCCGAAAATTCAAATATCGCAACAGTGGACTGGACGGCTCGCGATTTGTTTGCCGATAGGAATATAGGCATCGGAACCACCAATACACAAGGATATAGACTGGCCGTAGCCGGTAATGTGATTGCTGAAGGTGTAAAAGTGGAATTACAAGGAAATTGGCCCGATTTTGTCTTTGAGAATAGTTACGATTTACCAAATTTGGACGAGGTTAGGGCATTTATTGCCACTTACGGCCATTTACCTAATATTCCTAGTGCCCAGAAGGTAAAAGAAGAGGGAATTGACCTAGGCGATATGAACGCCAAATTATTACAGAAAATTGAGGAGTTGACCTTGTATATGCTACAACAGCAAGAGCAAATTGAAGCCCTCAAAGTTGAGCTGGAAGAATTAAAGAAGAATTAAGATAATTTGCCCCAAATAAATGATACCAAAACATCAAAGGGAAGGCTTCAAAGTTTTTCTCAAGGATAAAAGAAAAAAGGCTTATCCAAAAATCATTATGGAATTTTTGACTTTATGGCGTCAAAAAAAGGAATTGCCTTTATACTATTTTAAATATTTGTACAGAAGGGATGTAACCAATATATCAGATTATCTAAGCACCAAGGAGGCTGGCAAAATTCAAAGGAGTCCAAAATTGCATCGAACGGAATATATGGCAATCATGTCGAACAAATTGTTGTTCTCTTTGTTTTGTAAACAAAACGGTATTCCCACACCAGAATTGGTGAGTTACAACTTTGGATCAAATTTTTATTTTGGAAATAAAAGCTATAAGGTTACCAAAAATCAGGAATTGGTAAGCTTTTTTGGAAAGGTTTTGGACAGTTCAAAAAAGGATAGATTGTTCCTTAAACCTTTTTCACTTTTCGGTGGTAAGGGTGCTTGTATCATTCGGAAAAGTCATATGGAGGAAGATATACACAAAAATGCAGATTTGTTGTTGGCCAATGACTATATACATGAGGATGTATTGATTCAACACAAGGAAATTGATAAAATAAATTCAAGTTGTATCAACACACTTCGTATTGAAACCTATATTGATAAAAGTGGTAAAATCAACATCATGAATGTTTTTATGCGATTTGGTGTTGGGGACAATATTGTTGACAATGGCCATTCTGGAGGTATTTATGTTGGAGTCGACAGAACAAATGGCAAATTAAAGGAAGTTGCCATGGAAGAAGCTCATTTCGGTGGTCGTGACTTTTACAGTCATCCGAACAGTGATTATCCATTTAAGGATTTTATTGTTCCCTTTTTTAAGGAAAGTTGTGAGCTGGTGATCAAGGCCACAGAATTCCTTCCAGATAGATATATTGGCTGGGACGTGGCAATAACACTGAATGGTCCGGTAATTATTGAGGCAAATGAATTTCCAGACCTTTTTATGAGCGATACAGCCTATGGCGGTTACCTCAAGAACCCATTGTTAAAAGAAATATTATCTGAAGCATCCTAAATAAGAGTGAGCTATTAACATGAGATATTATATGAATTCAAAATCAGGACATAGAACAATAAGGTTTATTTTGCCGGCAAAAATGAAAAAACATCTCTTATTTACATGTTTTTTGATTGGCTGTTTTTTCATTGCCAATTCGCAAAGTATTCGAAAGGGGTTTGATGAAATGACCGATTACGAAATCGCCGAGCTTGTTAATGCATTTTATGATTTACGAAACGGACCAGATTTATTCAATGATATTGCAACTTTTCATGGTCAGTTTTTTAATTATGATGGCACTTTTGACCCAACTCGGTTAGATCTTCATTTTAACCTACCGGAAGAACCCGAAAGAGAAATATTCCTGGCTTGGCACCGAAGGGTGGTTTTCGAATTGGAGCAAGCGGTTCAAGATATCAATCCAGAACTAAGTATTGGGTATTGGAATTCAACAATATATCAATCTCCAACCGATGTAGTTTGGGATGAGGAATTTTTAGGGAGCTTTGACGTGAATTGGGGATTGAACAGAAATTTAGGAGGTGACCCCAGACTACCCACACCACTAGAACTTAGTAATTTATTAACAGAAACAGATTTTTTTGAATTTTCAAATGTTTTGGAAAGGCAAAACGTGCACCGAGGTGGACACGTATGGACGGGAGGTGCTATGCCTACTCCTGTATCGCCAAGGGATCCAATCTTCTTTTTCCACCATTCTTTTGTGGATAAAGTTTGGCAAGATTGGGAAGAAATTCATGGAACCTCAGCATTTATGACCACATCTATGTTAAGATATGATGGTACTTATGTTTTTGATGGTCAAACATATCCCTCAGTAGATCCCAATGACATTACAGATTCAAGGGTTTATGGGGTGTTTTATGCGGAAAACGGTTTGGCCCAATTGGATAATTATATCGTGAGCAATACGTATAATCCAGAAGAGATTTTTTATTACCAATTCAACATCGAGGCTGGAAACAATTTTTTGGTTCCAGCAGGAACGGCTGCGCGATTTGAATCTGTGAATGAGATCAATCTGACTCCAGGATTTGAGGCGTCCCCAGGATCATCATTCCAGGCCACTATCGATACGGAAAATAACGGAACAGGAAAAATAGCTCCTTTGTTTACAAAAACTAGAGCCATAAATCCGTACCCGTATTCTGAAAAATTATACGAACCCATTGTTTGGGAAGAAGGTGGCGATTTATTGGATGATGATACTATAATATTGACTGCAGCACCCAATCCATTCACAGAAAAAATCACCATAAAGTTGAGCAAACGCAAGGACTGTGTAATTGAAGTATTCAATATGATGGGTAAATTGATACGGGAGGAAGCATTCCAGAACACAGACACCATGGTAATCAAAAACTTATATGGATTGTCTTCAGGATTCTATGTAATCCGTGTCACTGATGCCAATGGAAATATTTTAGTGGTCAAACGAATAGTGAAGATGTAATTCGTTTTTACAGATTAGTATAAATAAAGAAGGGGGCAATTTGCCCCCTTCTTTATTTATTATACTGGATATTTAATTTTTATTTCCGTGATCCATATGTACACTTGCCGGATCTCTATACTTACAACATTCGGGAAGCTTGTTGTAAACAGAATCGGGAGCAGTGAAACCATCAGAATCGTGACCCACTTCGGCTATCCTTTTTTGTATATCTGAAATCGTGATCTTTCGTTCGTCGATTACGGCCTCAAATAGTTTGGTCTCAGGACTCCATGTTGCAAACTTTACCCCCTTTAGTTTTATTGAAGCTTTCTCAATTCTGCTTTTGCACATACCACAGTTTCCTTTTACCTCAAAGCTAACTGATTTGTTTTTGTCTTGAGCATGGCCCATGGCCATTATCAAAATTGCGATTGCAGTGATCATTGTTGTTTTCATAACTGTACTGTACTTTTAGATTTTGTATCTGAACCCTACATAGTACAAACTTTGCAGAACAGGTCCATATAGTATGGTACTATCAAAATATGTTCCAAAGGGATCATTGCTCGATAAAATGGGATTGGATTGGGTGAAATTGCCAATATTCTCACCACCTAAATATACTTCAAATGTGTTGGATAACACCCTTGTGATCTGCGCATTTATCAAATTATAGGACGAAGACCATTCTTGCAATTGAAATTCTGTAGGGTTTGCAGAAGTGTTGGGCAAACGTTGCCGGCCCAGCCAGTTGGAAGTAAAATCAAATCTCCATTGCTTTTCAGCAATTTTTTGGGTTTCAAAGTTTAGGTTTACAAAGAACCTGTAAGTGGGTTGTAAGGGTTTTTCCAATCTGCCAGAGTTGTAATCTGTAACCACATCAAAATATTTGTATGTTGTCCTAATATGAAAATCCTGTAGAACTTCATAATTCAGGTCAACCTGAACACTGTTGGAATAACTATCTCCCTCCAGGTTGTAAAACGCTATCTCCCTTGGGTTTTCCCAGTCGACCACGACTTGATTTTCGAACTGGGTCCTATAAAAATCGATGGAAAAATCCATGACCCGATTCCATAGATAAAGCTTTTGGATGAAACTTACTCCATAGTTCCAAGCCTTTTCGGGCTGAAGGCCGTAATAATTTCCATTGCTCTCACTAATGTTTATCTGCCGGGAGGAAGCAAAAAGTTGTTGATTTTCAGCGAAAATATTGGCACCCCTTTTTCCTCGTCCAAATGAGGCCCTAAAACTAGCCTTGTCCCATAGGGAATACCTTAAATGAAATCTTGGTGTTAGAAAATCGCCCAAATTATTATGGCTATCGGCACGTATACCTACTACAAAACTAAGGCCCTCCAAATTATCGTAGGTATATTCAAAAAAAGCTCCCACTGAGTTATCGTATCGGTTGAAAGGATTGTTATTAACAAACTCTTCGTAACCATCGTAGGTAAAGCTCAACCCTGTTTTAAACTTATGCTGTGTGCTCCCTATGATGCTATTGAAAATAAAATTGGAGTAGAACGATTTATGGTTGATATCATATTGATTTAAACCATAAAAAGAATTT is drawn from Flagellimonas sp. MMG031 and contains these coding sequences:
- a CDS encoding heavy-metal-associated domain-containing protein — encoded protein: MKTTMITAIAILIMAMGHAQDKNKSVSFEVKGNCGMCKSRIEKASIKLKGVKFATWSPETKLFEAVIDERKITISDIQKRIAEVGHDSDGFTAPDSVYNKLPECCKYRDPASVHMDHGNKN
- a CDS encoding tyrosinase family protein — protein: MKKHLLFTCFLIGCFFIANSQSIRKGFDEMTDYEIAELVNAFYDLRNGPDLFNDIATFHGQFFNYDGTFDPTRLDLHFNLPEEPEREIFLAWHRRVVFELEQAVQDINPELSIGYWNSTIYQSPTDVVWDEEFLGSFDVNWGLNRNLGGDPRLPTPLELSNLLTETDFFEFSNVLERQNVHRGGHVWTGGAMPTPVSPRDPIFFFHHSFVDKVWQDWEEIHGTSAFMTTSMLRYDGTYVFDGQTYPSVDPNDITDSRVYGVFYAENGLAQLDNYIVSNTYNPEEIFYYQFNIEAGNNFLVPAGTAARFESVNEINLTPGFEASPGSSFQATIDTENNGTGKIAPLFTKTRAINPYPYSEKLYEPIVWEEGGDLLDDDTIILTAAPNPFTEKITIKLSKRKDCVIEVFNMMGKLIREEAFQNTDTMVIKNLYGLSSGFYVIRVTDANGNILVVKRIVKM
- a CDS encoding sugar-transfer associated ATP-grasp domain-containing protein, whose product is MEFLTLWRQKKELPLYYFKYLYRRDVTNISDYLSTKEAGKIQRSPKLHRTEYMAIMSNKLLFSLFCKQNGIPTPELVSYNFGSNFYFGNKSYKVTKNQELVSFFGKVLDSSKKDRLFLKPFSLFGGKGACIIRKSHMEEDIHKNADLLLANDYIHEDVLIQHKEIDKINSSCINTLRIETYIDKSGKINIMNVFMRFGVGDNIVDNGHSGGIYVGVDRTNGKLKEVAMEEAHFGGRDFYSHPNSDYPFKDFIVPFFKESCELVIKATEFLPDRYIGWDVAITLNGPVIIEANEFPDLFMSDTAYGGYLKNPLLKEILSEAS